The Nitrospinota bacterium genome includes the window GGCAAGGATATCCTGCCTCGCGTATTCAATAAGTCACGAGTCTTTGCCTACGACTTTCGTAGAAACCGGATTCCCGGTATCACTAGAAAGGAAATAGGATATTGGAGGGATGTTGGTACGATAAAAGCATTTTGGGAAGCAAATATGGACCTGAGAAACATCAAACCTGAGTTCAACCTCTATAATAAAAACTGGCCCATCAAAACTGCGAGCTACGGAACTCCTCCGGCTAAATTCGTATTTAATGAAGACGGACGCCGGGGACAGGCTGTCAACAGCATCGTCGCTGAAGGAAGTATTATAAGCGGTGGAATTGTTCAGGACTCCGTAATCGGACTTGAAGTCAGCATTGATAGTGGAGCGGCTGTGATCAACTCTCTATTGATGGACAGGGTTAAAATTGGCAAAAACTGCAAAATCAATATGGCTATCATTGATAAGGATGTTGAAGTGCCTCCTAACATCACAATGGGGTATGACCTGGAACAGGATAAAAAACGTTTTTTTGTCGATGAAGAATCAAACATCATTGTCATACCCAAAGGTTTCAAATTCTCCCACTAGGCGTGGGGCCAGCGAGCAATTATACGTTGAACCAAAAACACTTTTTCCCGCAAAAAAAATATTACAATTTACCAGCCAGGGTTTTTCACATTTTTCAACACTCTCGATATCTAATCAATGACTCAGACCATTTCCGGAATTGACCACCTACTCTCCCAGCCTGAAAAATATTTAAAGGGTAATACAATAGGTCTGATCGTTAACCACACAAGCCTGGCTGGTGATGGCAAACATTCTATAGCCCATTTTAAATCCCATCCCGCTTACAGCCTGCATACTTTATTCGCCCCCGAACATGGTTTGTATGGCACCGCACAGGATATGATACATATCCCCGATGAAATCGACCCGCTTTCAGGCCTCAAAATAAAAAGCCTTTATGGAAAAAGTGAGACTTCTCTGACCCCCGATCCGGCATTGTTCGATGGAATTGATAATCTGATTTTTGATATTCAAGATGTCGGCTCGCGTTACTACACTTTCATATATACCATGGCTAACTGCATGACCATCTGTCAAAAGGCCGGCGTGAGAATGGTCGTTTGTGATCGCCCCAACCCCATAAACGGCATTTCGGTTGAAGGCAACCTGGTAGGCGAACCCTGGCGTTCCTTTGTGGGGCAATATCCCCTGCCCAACCGGCACGGAATGACAGCAGGTGAGTTGGCTTGTCTGTTCAATGAACATTTTGAAATTCATTGCGACTTGAAAGTTGTTCCCATGACCGGATGGAACCGTGAGATGTGGTACGACCAGACAGGGTTGATCTGGACACCCCCATCGCCAAATATGCCCACCGTGTCAACAGCTACGGTCT containing:
- a CDS encoding DUF1343 domain-containing protein, which encodes MTQTISGIDHLLSQPEKYLKGNTIGLIVNHTSLAGDGKHSIAHFKSHPAYSLHTLFAPEHGLYGTAQDMIHIPDEIDPLSGLKIKSLYGKSETSLTPDPALFDGIDNLIFDIQDVGSRYYTFIYTMANCMTICQKAGVRMVVCDRPNPINGISVEGNLVGEPWRSFVGQYPLPNRHGMTAGELACLFNEHFEIHCDLKVVPMTGWNREMWYDQTGLIWTPPSPNMPTVSTATVYPGMCLIEGTLLSEGRGTTLPFEQTGAPFIDPHKLATRLEKDSDLLPGVIFRPQYFKPMFQKHAGEICAGLQFHVTDRDKYKPLLTTIALLRAIAELYPEQLQWRTEPYEYVSDRLAIDLLYGNTELRESIFDDNFSLTALEESWKQDLAEFSKIRNKYLIY